A single window of Myxocyprinus asiaticus isolate MX2 ecotype Aquarium Trade chromosome 48, UBuf_Myxa_2, whole genome shotgun sequence DNA harbors:
- the LOC127437133 gene encoding cyclin-dependent kinase inhibitor 1B-like, translating to MRSRPSLKLDNTAVGFVLRLHHRATMSNVRLSNGSPTLERMEARLSDQPKPSACRNLFGPVDHEELKKDVQRQLKAMEDASADEWNFDFSTHTPRADGRYQWEALDIRSVPGFYSRSERGKGTDVNICSSGNNSDNNIDVNGNHDCRVTEESAETPETPRDQRKRPLCLDSCQSKRSHTCMDEMTRTPRKHKKPRKPPSPTPR from the exons ATGCGTTCACGCCCGTCGTTGAAGCTCGATAACACGGCTGTTGGGTTTGTTTTGCGACTTCATCACCGTGCAACAATGTCCAACGTTCGCTTGTCTAATGGCAGCCCGACACTGGAGCGGATGGAGGCTCGACTCTCCGATCAGCCCAAGCCGTCTGCGTGTCGGAACCTGTTCGGCCCGGTGGATCATGAAGAGTTAAAGAAGGACGTCCAGCGGCAACTGAAGGCGATGGAAGACGCGTCGGCGGACGAGTGGAACTTCGATTTCTCCACGCACACGCCGCGAGCCGACGGGAGATACCAGTGGGAAGCGCTGGATATTCGCTCTGTGCCCGGTTTCTATAGCCGATCGGAACGGGGGAAAGGCACGGATGTTAATATTTGCTCCTCTGGGAATAATAGCGATAATAATATCGATGTTAACGGGAATCACGACTGTCGGGTAACGGAGGAGAGCGCGGAGACGCCCGAAACACCCAGAGATCAGAGGAAAAGACCCTTATGTCTTG ACTCATGTCAAAGCAAGCGCTCGCACACCTGTATGGATGAAATGACCCGGACACCCAGAAAACACAAAAAACCCAGAAAACCCCCCAGCCCGACGCCCAGGTAA
- the LOC127437130 gene encoding E3 ubiquitin-protein ligase RNF19B-like isoform X2, producing the protein MSGVEKRYDISDRNLGINLVKESSDIDPYDDEPDILRALLSCGHVTGPQTLTDYCRIQLTEGKADLRCPLCDKQWSYTEVRNVAKLTLEEQQYFEETLANNATRKIVDIKNCPGCNWFIERSDSSNICVECTVCSAKNGKTFEFCWQCQKEWKGRRPRSDRCDNDGCSNKDLDLLRDCTNIILQDAGNIECPAVRACPTCGTLITHNTKKCKNIVCSRCNKEFCFVCLKLTAICCKAGGHFTLCSDGVAPRQTSIPFWKVNQ; encoded by the exons ATGTCAGGTGTCGAAAAACGTTATGATATAAGTGACCGTAACCTCGGCATTAACCTCGTGAAAGAGAGCAGCGATATTG ATCCATATGATGATGAGCCTGACATTTTAAGAGCGTTATTATCCTGTGGGCACGTCACTGGTCCGCAGACACTCACAGACTACTGTAGAATACAGCTGACCGAG GGAAAAGCGGATCTGAGATGCCCTTTGTGTGATAAACAATGGTCTTACACTGAAGTCCGTAATGTAGCCAAACTTACACTTGAAGAGCAACAATACTTTGAGGAAACACTTGCCAACAACGCTACTAGAAAGATAGTAGACATCAAGAAT TGTCCTGGTTGTAACTGGTTCATTGAGAGATCCGACTCCTCTAATATCTGTGTTGAATGCACAGTGTGTTCGGCTAAAAATGGAAAAACCTTTGAGTTCTGCTGGCAATGTCAGAAAGAATGGAAAGGACGTCGTCCTCGCTCTGATCGATGTGACAATGATGGATGCAGCAACAAAGATCTGGATTTGCTGAGAGAttgtacaaatattattttacaagaCGCTGGAAATATTGAATGTCCGGCTGTTCGTGCTTGTCCAACGTGTGGCACActgattacacacaacacaaagaaatgtaaaaacattGTATGTTCTAGATGTAATAAAGAATTTTGCTTTGTCTGTCTGAAGCTTACAGCTATCTGTTGTAAAGCAGGTGGTCACTTTACTCTCTGTTCAGATGGTGTGGCGCCACGGCAGACATCAATTCCATTTTGGAAAGTCAACCAATAA